The stretch of DNA ATTTTACTCTCTTCCAGAAAACAACAAGGGCTGGACTGAACTCATCTATGCTGTTACAGAAAAGACAGCTGGGTTTGCTCAGCTCCACAAGTTATTGCAGGTACAGTGATTTGATTTGCAATACCAAGTTCTGCTGTTAGTGCAACTGTTCCTGTCAGGTTTTcagtttttttgcatttcttactGTTCCTAAATGAAGAGGAACATATtgcttataataaaaaaatagttatGTTCTCTTATAATCAGATTACAAAAGTGGCGAGAATTCAGATGGAGAGGTTTCCCAATTTCAGATAAATGGAGtttaaaacttcacttttttttcccctatacaTGCTGTTATATATATACAGAGgttgatagatagatagacagatatgCAGACTGCTTACAGTGCAGCTTTTCTTTGGATGAATGCTCTTCAACTGATGTGaccattccccctgccccccattaGAATAGCTAAGATAGCTCAGATTCAGTAAGTGCAGAAGGCAAGTTAGTGACTTGCTATGTTGTTGTTTCTGCTACTGAGGATGTGCTGGGATTCAAAATAATGGGATGAAATTCCATTAATGTGGAAGGTGCACATGTTCATGGATTATATAAGTGAAATTGCAGCATGCTAGTTGTTCAGGCATTTTATCTTCTGTGATTGAGGAACAGTTCTGGATATCCTATCCAGAATTCTtttcattggcattacctgaattCTAGGCTTAACTGAATTCTTCTCTGTTCCCCTCCCCTACCTGCTTTTACAGGCTGGTCCATGAACTAAAAGTGAACTGCATGCAGAGATGGAAGATAGAAATTCACAGTCCAGATTCCTCAGTTGCTGGAaccaacaattttaaaataattgtggtATGTTGTGAGAACTGTTAAGTCTTTAGGATAAAGAGAGCCTATATTCAGGGAAAATCCAGGATCTTGTAATCAAATCCCATAGGTCAAATTTCACTGTCAAAGATGCATTATTTCTGTTGTGTCAGTTATCAAAATCTGTGCTTGTAATTGTGAATGGGTAGGAAGAGGCTGTTCCTTTCCTAGAAAGGAAAATGGTGAAAAGGTTGAACATGAAAGTgatgttttttttaagctgatcaACATGTCCTCTTGGAAAGAAACAGGAGCTGACTGGATAATTagtgtggggctgggagggggagtGGAGACaattaagagaaagaagaaaatggaagagaagaatTTTGGCAGTGGCAAAGTCTGTGGTCCAGAGAATCTATGTAAACATCATTAATCATTTTACATTTCATGATTTGAAGGCAGTTTCTACTGGTTTTAATGGTACTGCATGTGCAGGAGAGGCCTCTGGAGCAAATATCTTTCAGAGTCTATGTAGGAAGCTCTCCAGGACCAGCTCCTGGCCTTGTAAACGGAGCACTGCATAGGTAGCTGAAGCCAGAAGGGAGTCAGAAACTTAGTGTCAtagaagaaaaattgaaatgtAGCACCAGCCTAAAAAGGTGATCAACAGCAGGAGAATTCCACGTTAGCTTTTGATAAGGTTTACATTTTTGGTTTGAGTTCTCTACCAATAACAGTCTGTGCTTACTAATCAGCCAGAGTAAGTGTCTAGAACTGATAAAATTGGAAAGAGTATTTATTGTTACTCAAAGACTAAATCCTTTTCTTGTGCATGCATATAAAAGGGAGTTGGCCACTGTTTTTAGAGATGATTGGAAAGTGGATGGTGTTAAAGAGATCAAAATGAATGTGTTGTTTCATTTTAGACCTAATGCAGCTCCCTCAAGCTGTTTTTTCCTGTAAGTTTCCAGTAAGTGTGACCAGTAAGCTTTTATTTTACAGGCGGATGTTGCTTGCGAACGGATATTCACTGTGAACGATGTAGAGCATGGAGGATGTAAATATGGTATCATCAACCTCAGTGGTTTGGGGAAGGAGACTCTCACTGTGGAGATGTATGACAACCTCTACTTCACAAACCGCAAAGTACTGTGCTCTGTTCCTGCTTCCTTCAGTTGTTGCATTCTCAGAATGCTGTTCTTGGGAGGCACAGGTAGAAGTGTATGAGGGTTGGGGACGGGGTTAGGAGGAGAGAATGGAAGAATTGAGCAATGCGAAGCTTGGATAAATGCAGAATTGTGGTAAACTTGTCTCTGAAAGCCCTCAGTACCAGTGTTAGTTCTCAGGAGTGTTATGCTACAATTGGAACAGAAGACTATATAAAGTATCAGCTTCCAAGAATAGTGCTTACTTCAGAGTTGCACTTGGCCGTAGCTGACAAAATTGATGTTGAGGGACAGAAACTTCTAAGATTTGTGTGCTGCTTTCTTAAAAATCATTTTGGGAAAATGTGTTTATCCTTGAACATGAAGCATATTTAAATTCATAATCTCTTCATGCTCAGATTCTTTTAAGGATGATGCCTTAAATAATAGGATGTGCTTGGTGCCTCAGGCCGTGTTTGGACAGACTTCCCAATGCTACTCTGTCTCCTACGTTTCAGAGGAGTATGTGGCTAAAATGTTTGTGTCCCATTACTGGGCTATTTCGTGGCTAAGGAATTGTGCCCAGCGCATAGTTTTATGTCATCTTTGCATGGAAATACCCTTTCATGAATTGAATAAGAGGTCACAAAAATAGTATGTCTTCTTGTGTCTGAAGGTGAATTCTGTGTGCTGGGCATCATTGACTCATCCAGATTCTCATGTTttatatccttttaaaaaaagaaaaaattaagttcAGCTTTCACAAGTCTGCATCATGCTGCACAGAACAACTAACTTCCAGGAAGACCTCTCATGTAGTTGCCCCAGAAATTAAGTTTTGTGGAAAACAGAGGAAGTTATAAAAATGAAGAGATGTTGGAGCTAGTGAGACAGATGTATGGTTCTGTTATATGTAGGATTGTTCCAGTGTAATAGTAGATGAAAGACCATGTTTCCGGCCCTGGAGACTTCTCACTTCATTAATAGTGTAGATGCCATATGCAAAACAATTTGATGTTTAGAAATTGGCTGGGGCAAAAGACCAGGAAAGAGGGTTAAGGCAACTGACTTTCTCTTTGAAATGGGTTGGTTGGTTTCAGTTGTAAACCATCCCCATGTCGGCTGGGGCGAGAGGAGAACGGGAGCAGTTCACTGGCATGATGCTCTGCACCTTTCAGAGCATGTTCTGCAGATCTGTCTGAGAAGAAGAGGAAGGTTGATGGTATAGTAGAGGAAGCAGTAATGGACAGTGCAAAGcacagaagagaggaagaagaggaggtttTAATGTGTGAGATGGCAGGCAAAAGATGTACTATTAAAGTGCCAGAAGAGGAAATTACATAGAAATGCGTGTATAATGGCTCATGGGAAAAGCCAAGCAATTCAGGACTGATCCAGAAGGTGGCAGGAGTTCATCAGGCTTGCTCACAGCTGGTTAGGAGTTGGGGATTGTTTGGTTTGGTTATTTTGGGCTTTTCTCTAGTCATGTCACAGATTTACCCCGCCAAATTTGAAATGCAGCTTTCAAATCCTATTTATACCTGGTGTAATcttcagaaagtattttaaagtagtCTAAAGTGAGTCTTCCTTGCCTCCCCAATGCATGCTTCCCTTTTTCCAACTTAATCTCCATGAAAAACAGATCTGTATTAATGCAGCATCATCAGTATGTAAAGATGAGAAGAATGATCCATGTAggccatgctcttttttttttctatcactaGAAAGATGCCTTAGTATTCCTCTTATCTTGTCTTTCTGGTAGTGAAAATACACAAGCAAGAATTTGAGTTCTGTCTAGCTCTTTccaatgaaagaaatgaaaagtgaagACTTAATTGTAAATTATAAGGCACATCAAAAGTCTCAAAGGGAAAGTACTGTGAGCTGTGGCTGTGTCAGAGCATCTTGCTTTTCCCGGCTACAAATGTTAGGCAGCCTGTTCCATTCTAGGGAGAAATCTTTTTCCTTAACTCACTTCAGCAAGCTGTGTCTCATGGGAATTGCAGAAACACCAGGCTGTGCCAGTCTGCTTCCAGCATCATTGTTCAGCAGCACTAACCCAGGTAgggtgtttttgttgtggtttgggtttttttcctccagtttttgaTAGCAGTTATGGTATGAAAAGAGCACAAAGGAAAGATTATTTCTGCACTTTTCTTCAGTAGCTGGTGAGGCTGTTGTATTCTTGTAAAACTTAAAAAGTCTGAAACCGTTTAAGTGAACAGATGAACTTACCTTAAGAATTAATTAACAAGCAGTATTTAAAGCACTAGTTTATTTTTAGCTGATGATGATGTAGTACTTGACTTTAGTAGGAGAACACCTCACTTGTAAACATTTGAGATTTTTCATGAGAAGCCTGGCCTGTAACTAATACTCAGAAGCTGCACACAAGAAGTACTCAAATTTCCTTATAGACTATTTAGAATCATTGCAGAATCCCTTTGCATAGTAGCTACTCAAGTATGCTCAGTGGATTAATCAAAGGTGGAAAGCTGGTAAATGTCTCAGCCCATAGCTCCTTGTAGAAGCTCACGCTCAGTTGTGTGTAGGCATGATTGATTTGGAGAATCCTATGTCTTAAGTCTGATGGCTGTAGCTGTATCTTTATATATTTGTTTGTTCAGTGTTCTTGGGGACAGGACTTTATTAACTGGACCTTTGTGATAGATGTCAGAACTATGCTTCTTCAAGTCACACAGTACAGTCCTCTAACCCAGTTTCCATTCAGACATGATCAGTTACATTTATACAGAGGAAGTCTGTGATAGATAAGAGTTATGGACctattttaaatttgtaatgTCATgcagacataaataaaaaaaattatgcatgGAGTTAGCATGAACTTGAAGAGTCACTGAAGATGGATTGCTACTAGGCCAGCGTGCCCAGTTGCTCTGTAGAATGTTTTAAGCCCTTCACCATAATCAGATGCCCTGAGTTCCACCAAAGTCCTCCTGTCTAGTATTTCCTATTGACTGTTTTAGGCATTTCCAAGTTTCTTGACTTACTTTACTCTCCTAAATTGTTGGTTTGAGGGAACATTGCTAAGTAGATGCTGGGAGTAAAGCAGAACTTAACCTGTCTAAACCCATGTTTTGGACGTGTCACCTGTGCTGCCTGACATATGTATGATCATGGATGTGCCATGAAGGAAGTGAAAACTGAGGACTTAAAATTTATGCCAATAGTAGACTTTGTGCAGGAGCTATGTGAGTAAGGGTCAAATCTAGGGTATTGTTACTTactcaaaccttttttttttaaataggcaggCCAAGAACTTACAGGTTAGGCTTTGGCTAATCTATAGCTTATGAAGTAAATGTTTTGAGTTTCTAGCCCACTTGTCTTTGAAAAATGGCTGGCTTAGGGCTGTAAGGCAagtgttatttttctctttcctgccatGGTCAGCCCTCTGACTACTGAATAATTTCACAATCATCTATCTATATAGACTGTAAGTCTTCAGTTTACTGAAGTCGCTTCATGTGTTGCTCCTGTCTCCTAGGAGATCGACCTGGAATGCTGTGCAGCTTCAAGATATCCACTGCCTGGTCCTGTGCTTGGTGCCTGAATCCCCAAGCAGACAACTGCTTCAGCACAGGTGATTTGCAAGGCTAACCACCCCTTCCACCTCAGTGGGCAAGACTTATTGCATTAATCTCCCAGCTGCTATCCAAGTTACAGCTAAATGAACATAACCTGTCTTCCTTAGGCCTGACACGACGAGTTCTTGTGACCAATGTAGTGACAGGGCATCGACAGACATTTGGAACCGGTAGCGATGTATTGGCACAACAGTTTGCCACACAAGTAAGAAGAACCATACacccttcatttttttcagagtgcTGCCTCATTGGTGGGCTGCACATAAGGTTGTGATTACAGTTACTGTTGGATACCTGTTCCACAACAGAGCTGATGTGGTCTGATGTTTGCACACAATTgaatagcaacaaaaaaattaactgatTTCAAACTCTGTGGCAACAGGGGTAATTTTTGTTAATCGTACAGAGGtaaaaaggaaatgaaggaagTATAAAGAACACAGTAATAATGTGTTGTAAAATTGTTTTGGCTTTGGCAAATGACCTCATTTTGTTAACGCTCAGTGTATTGTCTCCATCAAGAAGAAAACCCCTATAAAATACTAAAGGACTTGTTCACAAAGATTTAGTGAGAAGGTTGAAATTGGAATATAAGGATTCCAGTTCCTGTTTTGCTGTTATGTTAGACTAAGTTCCTACTTACATAGCTGAACTTTCACAGCTGAGGTAAATAGTTGAGGTTTGAATGGAACTAATGAGTTGgctgaaaaatgttgctgtgtgTAATAAAAATTCTGGTTCTTAATGCCCATGTTAATAAAACAACTTGACAACTGCACCAGAGAGCTCAAAAGCTTGACATAGATTCTGTCTGTGTAACTTGTAAGATCCTTTCAGGTGTCCCATAGGACGCTTCTTTCCCTTGGATTTTTCCAGACCCCAATGCTGTACAACGGCTGCCGTTCAGGTGAGATTTTCAGCATTGATGTGCGTCAGCGCAACCGAAAGGGCCAGAGCTGGAAAGCAATTCGTCTCTTCCATGACTCGGCAGTTACATCTATTCGCCTTCTTGAGGCTGAACATTATCTTATGGCAGGAGATATGGCTGGAAAGGTATGGGTTTGTTGCATTTAGGATATTCTGTTCTTTTTAGTGTCTGGGCATTGACAAGTGCTTATCCCAGTCCTGAGGGCTGTTCTTTGGGGGGTAGTATGGAACCGGGTGGTAGTTCCGTATATGGGTCCTCTTCCAGATCCACTTATGTATCAACCATCAAGTGCTTTCTGCTTTGTTAATATATCCTCTTCCAATTACTTCAACTTGCAGATAAAACTGTGGGACCTGAGAACAGCAAAGTGTGTGAAACAGTACAAAGGTCATCACAATGAATATGCTATTCTCCCTCTGCATGTAAATGAGGAGGAAGGACTTCTCACCGCAGGTGtgttgacttttttcccctctacttgTAGAATGCCTGGCAGTGATTTTCTTAATTCCCCGAGGAGTGTTTCTTAGTACAGCTGGTGGAAGCTGTAAAGCTGTTAATTcttcaaaattcagaagaaatttagCCTTAGACATACTGTAATATacaatgaaaattaagaaataatgttATGGATGCACACCTACTGTAATCACTCCCATGTAGTGCTTGACGGCTTTATCTGCTGTCCTGCAAAAGTCCCATTATCCTTTCCACAGTGTGTCTCAAGGGTAGAGCAGAAAACACTAGATTTTGAAATACTGGGAAATAACATGTTAAATGGGAGACGTGGCGATAACTTTGTATAGAGACTAAAGACCGTGTATATGTTTGGTGCTTAAGTGGGTAATGTGGTGATGGACTGAAGCATCGGCATGTAAGCATAACTCCTTGTAAACTGTCTATACCACCCAGGTTCCTTTTGAGTATACTTGGCTACAGTCtgaggttatttttttattttattttattcagggtgggggaaggaaaggtaaaa from Accipiter gentilis chromosome 22, bAccGen1.1, whole genome shotgun sequence encodes:
- the DCAF4 gene encoding DDB1- and CUL4-associated factor 4 — translated: MKRNYWRGKEKHGWSNRKHGYHPHRYRRASHNNCTERLEQGEPQTPVNEGSSSSGDPSSSSLTQNSVVPELPGFYYDSEKNRYFRLLPGHNNYNPLTKESIQYKAMECKRLRLLEEEEKQKKKTTRAGLNSSMLLQKRQLGLLSSTSYCRLVHELKVNCMQRWKIEIHSPDSSVAGTNNFKIIVADVACERIFTVNDVEHGGCKYGIINLSGLGKETLTVEMYDNLYFTNRKVNSVCWASLTHPDSHVLLCLMGIAETPGCASLLPASLFSSTNPGDRPGMLCSFKISTAWSCAWCLNPQADNCFSTGLTRRVLVTNVVTGHRQTFGTGSDVLAQQFATQTPMLYNGCRSGEIFSIDVRQRNRKGQSWKAIRLFHDSAVTSIRLLEAEHYLMAGDMAGKIKLWDLRTAKCVKQYKGHHNEYAILPLHVNEEEGLLTAVGQDCYTRIWSLQDAQLLRTIPSPHPSSKDAIPSVVFSSRLGGSRGVPGLLMAVKQDLYHFSYN